The following are encoded together in the Desulfoplanes formicivorans genome:
- a CDS encoding peptide chain release factor 3, translating into MAADISLKQLTREVDKRRTFGIISHPDAGKTTLTEKLLLYGGAIQMAGTIKSRKANRYATSDWMAMEQERGISVTTSVMKFNYNGFEINLLDTPGHQDFSEDTYRVLTAVDSALMVIDSAKGVEVQTRKLMDVCRMRDTPIMTFVNKLDRDGLDPLDILEDIEKTLHIECAPLSWPIGMGKQFQGTYNIHKKQLHLFSATHGGRIQEGIVITDINDPKLDELLGQHADELRMNLELIEGAGYPFDRERYLKGLQTPVFFGSAINNFGVQELLDTFVELAPPPQPRQTTTREVSPYEPEFSGVAFKIQANMDPAHRDRLAFVRICSGKFTRGMKVRHHRLGKEIQIANATIFMAQDRTGVEEAWPGDIIGVHNHGTIRIGDTFTEKEPLKFTGIPNFAPEHFRRVILKNPLKSKQLNKGLTQLSEEGAVQLFRPMMNNDYILGAVGVLQFDVIMSRLKDEYGVDAVYEPVQTETARWVTCDQQKILDQFTREFQSNMALDAEGALTYLAPSKWRLDYTMEQWPDIVFHTTREKV; encoded by the coding sequence ATGGCAGCAGATATTTCCCTCAAGCAATTAACCAGAGAAGTGGACAAACGCCGAACCTTCGGGATCATCAGCCACCCGGACGCCGGAAAGACCACCCTGACCGAAAAACTCCTGCTCTACGGCGGAGCCATCCAGATGGCAGGGACCATCAAGTCCCGCAAGGCCAATCGGTATGCCACCTCCGACTGGATGGCCATGGAACAGGAACGCGGCATCTCCGTGACCACCTCGGTGATGAAGTTCAATTACAACGGCTTTGAGATCAACCTCCTGGATACCCCCGGCCATCAGGACTTTTCCGAAGACACCTACAGGGTGCTCACGGCGGTGGACTCCGCCCTCATGGTCATTGACAGCGCCAAGGGTGTTGAGGTCCAGACCCGCAAGCTCATGGACGTCTGCCGGATGCGGGATACCCCCATCATGACCTTTGTGAACAAACTCGACCGGGACGGATTGGACCCCCTGGACATTCTGGAGGACATTGAAAAGACCCTGCATATTGAATGCGCCCCCCTGTCCTGGCCCATTGGCATGGGTAAACAGTTTCAAGGGACCTACAATATCCACAAAAAGCAACTCCATCTGTTTTCGGCAACCCATGGGGGCAGAATCCAGGAAGGTATTGTCATCACCGACATCAACGATCCCAAACTGGACGAACTTCTGGGCCAGCATGCCGACGAACTGCGCATGAATCTCGAACTCATCGAAGGAGCCGGTTACCCCTTTGACCGGGAACGCTACCTCAAGGGATTGCAGACCCCGGTATTCTTCGGCAGCGCCATCAACAACTTCGGGGTTCAGGAACTGCTTGATACCTTTGTGGAACTTGCTCCGCCTCCCCAACCCAGACAGACAACCACCAGGGAGGTCTCTCCCTATGAACCGGAATTTTCCGGCGTGGCCTTCAAGATCCAGGCAAACATGGACCCGGCCCACAGGGACCGGCTCGCTTTCGTGCGCATCTGTTCGGGCAAGTTCACCAGGGGCATGAAGGTCCGTCACCATCGATTGGGCAAGGAAATCCAGATCGCCAATGCGACCATTTTCATGGCCCAGGACCGAACCGGAGTGGAAGAGGCATGGCCCGGCGACATCATCGGGGTGCACAACCACGGAACCATCCGTATCGGCGACACCTTTACCGAGAAAGAGCCTCTCAAGTTCACGGGCATCCCCAATTTCGCACCCGAGCACTTCAGACGGGTCATCCTGAAAAATCCCCTCAAATCCAAGCAGTTGAACAAGGGACTGACCCAGCTCTCCGAGGAGGGCGCTGTGCAGCTTTTCAGACCCATGATGAACAATGACTATATTCTTGGTGCCGTGGGTGTCCTCCAGTTTGATGTCATCATGTCCCGCCTGAAAGACGAATACGGGGTGGATGCCGTTTACGAGCCCGTTCAAACGGAAACAGCCCGATGGGTGACCTGCGACCAGCAGAAAATTCTGGATCAGTTCACTCGGGAATTCCAGTCCAACATGGCCCTGGACGCCGAAGGCGCCCTGACTTACCTGGCCCCGAGCAAGTGGCGCCTGGATTACACCATGGAACAATGGCCCGACATTGTCTTTCACACCACGCGGGAAAAAGTCTAA
- a CDS encoding SH3 domain-containing C40 family peptidase — translation MRLFLARGRLHTAMTMVWFLVVLCVACSRPPLGGSIEDVQTIPQDVSRIIGANSGSMDDHSHIPNQSRLAKQYLTHFFAPWHLKAATLYPAENLLRSINTLGTSKVIGENLQPWPTQRITRLVATCDQETFPNQDARAITIMDTHARALPTRHPGFHSFDRPGEGYPFDYMQYSVLWAGTPVHVCHLTRDKEWALVEAGFVYGWVPVNNLAMVDEAFMARFQSDHFAVPLRDDRPIIDTEGVFRCMTHIGAIYPVAMESPTRPMLLMPAADASRKAVLVKADMKGLEMAPFPLPMTLDNQVFLAQGFMGQPYGWGGMYANRDCSAMTRDYMTPFGFWLPRNSSQQARQGRRINLAGLSAKDKENIIRTQGIALRTLIWMPGHIVLYLGQYQGQPVIMHNMWGLKTKTLMAGEGRYIIGKTVITTLYPGAELNHLDRPSGLLINKITGMSIFP, via the coding sequence ATGCGTCTTTTCCTTGCAAGGGGTCGCTTACATACCGCCATGACCATGGTCTGGTTCCTTGTTGTCCTATGTGTTGCATGCTCGCGCCCGCCCCTGGGGGGCTCCATTGAGGATGTACAGACCATTCCCCAGGACGTGTCGCGCATTATAGGGGCGAATTCCGGCTCCATGGACGACCACAGCCATATCCCCAACCAGAGCCGTCTTGCCAAGCAGTATCTGACCCATTTTTTCGCCCCCTGGCATCTCAAGGCGGCCACACTCTACCCTGCCGAAAACCTGTTGAGATCAATCAACACTCTGGGTACCAGCAAAGTCATTGGAGAAAACCTGCAACCCTGGCCCACACAGCGGATTACCCGGCTTGTGGCCACATGTGACCAGGAAACCTTTCCCAACCAGGATGCCCGGGCCATCACCATCATGGACACTCATGCACGTGCCCTGCCAACCCGCCATCCCGGCTTCCATTCCTTTGACCGGCCCGGGGAAGGATACCCCTTTGACTATATGCAGTATTCGGTCCTGTGGGCCGGAACCCCCGTCCATGTCTGCCATCTGACCCGGGACAAGGAATGGGCCCTGGTCGAGGCAGGATTTGTGTACGGATGGGTTCCGGTCAACAACCTGGCCATGGTGGACGAGGCCTTTATGGCCCGATTCCAATCCGACCATTTTGCCGTGCCCCTGCGGGACGACCGTCCCATCATCGATACGGAAGGCGTGTTCCGATGCATGACCCATATCGGAGCCATCTACCCCGTTGCCATGGAAAGCCCGACCCGTCCCATGCTCCTCATGCCGGCGGCCGACGCATCCCGCAAGGCCGTTCTGGTCAAGGCCGACATGAAGGGACTGGAGATGGCCCCCTTTCCCCTGCCCATGACCCTGGACAATCAGGTTTTTCTGGCCCAGGGGTTCATGGGCCAGCCCTATGGATGGGGTGGCATGTACGCCAATCGCGATTGTTCAGCCATGACCCGGGACTACATGACCCCGTTTGGCTTCTGGCTACCCAGAAACTCTTCCCAGCAGGCCAGACAGGGACGGCGCATCAACCTTGCCGGACTTTCGGCCAAGGACAAGGAAAACATCATCAGGACGCAGGGGATTGCCTTGCGAACCCTCATCTGGATGCCCGGGCACATTGTCCTTTATCTGGGCCAATATCAGGGACAACCGGTCATCATGCACAACATGTGGGGGCTCAAGACCAAAACCCTGATGGCCGGGGAAGGACGATACATCATCGGCAAGACCGTGATCACCACCCTGTATCCCGGGGCGGAGCTGAACCATCTTGACCGGCCCTCCGGACTGCTGATCAACAAGATCACCGGAATGAGCATCTTCCCTTGA
- a CDS encoding DUF3783 domain-containing protein, protein MSQSTFKPVGQSDNRLFGPRKVLVHGLDPRDRQRLITHLDTTREFEDLPLIFPGREDFSCTLEELFAREDQSAPHDHVLASPFVIMGGLLEHELHAFMKIYKSIELPRPIWATLTPVSATWSLTDLLTELTREHQAMGKPASS, encoded by the coding sequence ATGAGTCAAAGTACATTCAAACCAGTGGGCCAGTCGGACAACCGATTGTTCGGACCCAGAAAAGTCCTGGTCCATGGTCTTGATCCACGTGACCGGCAACGTCTCATAACCCATTTGGACACAACCAGGGAGTTCGAAGACCTCCCCCTGATTTTCCCGGGCCGGGAAGATTTCTCGTGCACCCTGGAAGAACTCTTTGCCCGGGAGGATCAAAGCGCTCCCCATGATCACGTTCTTGCCTCTCCTTTTGTGATCATGGGAGGTCTTCTGGAACACGAACTTCACGCCTTCATGAAGATCTATAAATCCATTGAGCTTCCTCGTCCCATATGGGCCACCCTGACCCCGGTTTCTGCTACATGGTCCCTAACCGACCTGCTGACGGAACTTACCCGGGAGCACCAGGCCATGGGCAAGCCGGCGTCTTCGTAG
- a CDS encoding sugar phosphate isomerase/epimerase family protein, with protein sequence MPSKERPTILLSTGCLFDRPLEEIAAICTDAGFDGLELILSHPDMLDPQRLISQTAPCKIISLHAPFRKWALWGGHLHAWKKSIALGNQLKDVRHITLHPPHFRQGELALFWWFRSSFDLPMDMEASPRLTLGIENLPWGQQSPFAKDPLTQLALLCAQKGTNMTLDTCHLGVSSYDILKGWKRIPRLLVSNIHFSDASGWQEHLWPGKGNLPLWEFLALVAQDGYTGHLTLEVTPAAFIRQDPVSRLREQRQEMASFFR encoded by the coding sequence ATGCCCTCCAAAGAACGACCAACCATTCTTCTTTCCACGGGCTGCCTCTTTGACCGACCCCTGGAGGAAATCGCTGCAATCTGCACGGATGCGGGTTTTGATGGATTGGAACTCATCCTGTCCCATCCGGACATGCTCGACCCCCAACGTCTCATCAGCCAGACCGCCCCCTGCAAAATCATCTCCCTGCATGCCCCGTTCAGGAAATGGGCCCTGTGGGGGGGGCATCTGCACGCCTGGAAAAAGTCCATTGCCCTGGGCAACCAATTGAAAGACGTGCGCCACATTACCCTGCATCCACCCCATTTCCGGCAGGGAGAACTCGCTTTATTCTGGTGGTTCAGGTCCTCTTTTGATCTTCCCATGGATATGGAAGCCTCCCCGCGACTCACCCTGGGCATTGAGAATCTCCCCTGGGGGCAACAATCCCCCTTTGCCAAAGACCCCCTCACCCAACTGGCCCTGCTGTGCGCCCAAAAAGGAACCAACATGACCCTGGATACCTGTCATCTCGGGGTAAGCAGTTACGATATCCTCAAGGGGTGGAAACGCATCCCCCGATTATTGGTCAGCAACATCCATTTTTCCGATGCCTCAGGATGGCAGGAACACCTCTGGCCCGGGAAGGGCAATCTCCCCCTGTGGGAATTCCTGGCCCTGGTGGCCCAGGACGGCTACACAGGTCACCTCACCCTGGAAGTCACCCCGGCCGCTTTTATCAGGCAGGACCCCGTATCCAGATTACGGGAACAACGCCAGGAAATGGCGTCCTTTTTCCGGTGA